The window AAATTCAATCAGGTTTTAGGTAATCTTGTAAATATTTTAGCTGTTGAATTAATGTTTGCAGCTCAAGGTTTAGAATTCAGAAGGCCTGCAAAATGTTCAAAAATCATTGAAGAAAACTTTGCCATTCTTCGTTCAAAAGTAGATAAATTAGAAGACGACCGATTGATTGGTAAAGATATGTTGGCAATTGCTGAGTTGATTAATGAGAGAAAGTTTGTTGTCAATTTTTAAATTAAATCTCTCGCAAATTGTGATTATTTTCAATAAACCTAACAGGCTTTTAAAACCTGTTAGGTTTGAAAAAAACAAAAATAAATAGATGCAAACCTTTAGAACAACTTCCGAGAATCCCGATTTTCAAAATCTTGTGAAAAAGTTGGATGCATATTTAGCTTTTATAGACGGCGAAGATCATGCTTTTTATCATCAGTTCAATAAAATTGATCTGCTTAAAAACTGCATTGTGATTTTTGAAGATGAAAAACCGGTTGCCTGCGGAGCATTAAAACCCATTGATGAAAATACTATGGAAGTAAAAAGAATGTTTACACTTCCTGAATATCGTGGAAAAGGTTTTGCGGTATCAGTCTTAACAGAACTGGAAATCTGGGCTAAGGAGCTTGGTTTTGAAAAAGTAGTTTTAGAAACTGGGAAGAAGCAAACAGAAGCTGTTGCTCTTTATCATAAATGCAACTACAATATTATTCCAAATTACGGGCAATACGCAGGAGTAGAAAACAGTGTTTGTTTTGAAAAAGTTTTATAAAAAATATCAATAAAGTCGGGCTTTTGTCCGACTTTTCTTTTGCAATAGAAATGTAGTTTTAGCCAAAACTTTTTTTATCATTTCCTAAGTATAGCTCCGGAGGAGCGATACCTTTGTAGGATAAAATAATAAAACCCACAATTAGAACTCCATAGGAGTTCAATCTTTTCCGATGTTTTTAAGTAAGAATAGTGTTTTTTACCATTTCTCCGTCAAATATTTCCAGTATCGTTTCGGGACATGCTGAATATGCAATTTTGTATTTTTCCTTTCTTTAATATTGGTTTTGGTAAAATAACTTTGCCAAAGCGTTTGGTATTTCTTTTCTTCTTCGTGAAATTTCTGCTGATATTGGTTTAGATCTAATTTTTCGTCAGGATAAAAGAATTCACAGTTTTCCAAATCATAGAACAAACCATAATGTCTTTTCAAATCATAAATCATCCATTTTTGGTCTGCGTAACGGTCTTTAAAATGTTTTCTAATTAAAGGTAAAACATTAAAATCAGGATCTATTTTCGCAAAATAAATATCATCCTGCAATTTTTCAAACCGTACAAATGCAGTCATTCTGTGTCTTTCTCGGCTTACAGATTTGCATATTTTTGAGATTTTTAGAATATCTTCATCCGCAAAATTTTGTAATATATTTTCTTCGGGATGTTTTATAGATTGTTTTACTGCGGATAAAATCAAACTTTCCATTTCCTGATCTTCCGATAAAAAAACTTTCAACAACTGATTCATTCCTGATTTACCTAAACTCTTTTCTAATTTATTTAAAACTCTCTCCGATTTTTCCTGTTGGGTAATCACTTCATGAATTTCGGCAAACATATTCTCTTGCTGAAAATTTTCTTTACTGCAAATCTCCACATCAGTATATCTATATTCAAAAACTTCAAATATCGCAGTGAAAAGTCCGTCGAAACTTCCGTCGTAGAGTAGAGTGGTCATGAGTTAATGTAACAGTTTAATAGTATAACAATCTAACAATTTTTAAAGTCATTATGTCATTTTGACGAATGAAGAATCCCTTCATCTTTTTATTGTTAATTTGCTTTAGATTAAATTTTATAACAAATTAATTTTAGCTCATCTGTATCCAATTCTAAAGAAAAATGCCCAATTTTTTCTATAATCAATTGAATTTCTTCTAGATTTTGAATATTATTTTTTGAATCAATTATTTTAGGGAAAATTAAGTATTCAATTTCTCTGTATTCCAACCATTCTCCATAAGAATTACTTCCTTCAAAGCCGTTTTGCCAATAATCGTGTTCATAAATTGTATTTTCATCCAAATATAATTCGCCGATTTTATCGTTCTGAATTTTTTTAAATTGATTTTTTTTTGCTTTCTCAATATGATTAACAAGTCCGTTAATCAATTTTACC is drawn from Chryseobacterium muglaense and contains these coding sequences:
- a CDS encoding GNAT family N-acetyltransferase; protein product: MQTFRTTSENPDFQNLVKKLDAYLAFIDGEDHAFYHQFNKIDLLKNCIVIFEDEKPVACGALKPIDENTMEVKRMFTLPEYRGKGFAVSVLTELEIWAKELGFEKVVLETGKKQTEAVALYHKCNYNIIPNYGQYAGVENSVCFEKVL
- a CDS encoding TIGR03915 family putative DNA repair protein; amino-acid sequence: MTTLLYDGSFDGLFTAIFEVFEYRYTDVEICSKENFQQENMFAEIHEVITQQEKSERVLNKLEKSLGKSGMNQLLKVFLSEDQEMESLILSAVKQSIKHPEENILQNFADEDILKISKICKSVSRERHRMTAFVRFEKLQDDIYFAKIDPDFNVLPLIRKHFKDRYADQKWMIYDLKRHYGLFYDLENCEFFYPDEKLDLNQYQQKFHEEEKKYQTLWQSYFTKTNIKERKNTKLHIQHVPKRYWKYLTEKW